From one Sus scrofa isolate TJ Tabasco breed Duroc chromosome 9, Sscrofa11.1, whole genome shotgun sequence genomic stretch:
- the LOC100520579 gene encoding olfactory receptor 56A4-like, giving the protein MASPGNHSSAPVSEFLLICFPNYQSWQHWLSLPLSLLFLLAMGANATLLVTIRLEASLHQPMYYLLSLLSLLDMVLCLTVIPKVLAIFWFDLRAISFFACFLQMFIMNSFLTMESCTFMVMAYDRYVAICHPLRYPSIITDQFVARAAIFVVARNGLFSLPVPVLSSRLRYCAEKVIQNCICTNLSVSKLSCDDITFNRLYQFVAGWTLLGSDLVLVVLSYSFILKAVLRLRAEGAATKALSTCGSHLILILFFSTVLLVLVITNLARRRIPPDVPILLNILHHLIPPALNPIVYGVRTKEVKQGIQKLLSRF; this is encoded by the coding sequence ATGGCATCACCCGGCAACCACTCCTCTGCTCCGGTCTCCGAATTCCTCCTCATCTGCTTCCCTAACTACCAGAGCTGGCAGCACTGGCTgtccctgcccctcagcctcctcttcctcctggccaTGGGGGCCAACGCCACCCTCCTGGTCACCATCCGGCTGGAGGCCTCTCTGCACCAGCCCATGTACTACCtgctcagcctcctctccctgctggacATGGTGCTCTGTCTCACCGTCATCCCCAAGGTCCTGGCCATCTTCTGGTTTGACCTCAGGGCCATCAGCTTCTTTGCCTGCTTTCTTCAGATGTTCATCATGAACAGCTTCCTGACTATGGAATCCTGCACCTTCATGGTCATGGCCTacgaccgctatgtggccatctgccaccctctgAGGTACCCATCCATCATCACTGACCAGTTTGTCGCCAGAGCCGCCATCTTTGTTGTGGCCCGGAATggcctattttctcttcctgttccCGTCCTTTCTTCGCGACTCAGATACTGTGCAGAGAAGGTCATCCAGAACTGCATCTGCACTAACCTCTCCGTGTCCAAGCTCTCCTGTGATGACATCACCTTCAATCGGCTCTACCAGTTCGTGGCCGGCTGGACCCTTCTGGGCTCTGACCTCGTCCTTGTTGTCCTCTCTTACTCCTTCATCCTGAAAGCTGTGCTGAGGCTCAGGGCTGAGGGAGCAGCCACCAAGGCCCTGAGCACCTGTGGTTCccacctcatcctcatcctcttcttcagCACGGTGCTGCTGGTCCTGGTCATCACCAACCTGGCCAGGAGGAGGATTCCCCCGGACGTCCCCATCCTGCTCAACATCCTGCACCACCTCATCCCCCCAGCGCTGAACCCCATTGTTTATGGGGTGAGGACCAAGGAGGTCAAGCAGGGAATCCAGAAGCTGCTGAGCAGGTTCTGA